One genomic window of Saccopteryx bilineata isolate mSacBil1 chromosome 4, mSacBil1_pri_phased_curated, whole genome shotgun sequence includes the following:
- the PAIP2 gene encoding polyadenylate-binding protein-interacting protein 2 translates to MKDPSRSSTSPSIINEDVIINGHSHEDDNPFAEYMWMENEEEFNRQIEEELWEEEFIERCFQEMLEEEEEHEWFIPARDLPQTMDQIQDQFNDLVISDGSSLEDLVVKSNLNPNAKEFVPGVKY, encoded by the exons ATGAAAGATCCAAGTCGCAGCAGTACTAGCCCAAGCATCATCAATGAAGATGTGATTATTAACGGTCATTCTCATGAAGATGACAATCCATTTGCAGAGTACATGTGGATGGAAAATGAAGAGGAATTCAACAGACAA ATAGAAGAGGAGTTATGGGAAGAAGAATTTATTGAACGCTGTTTCCAAGAAATgctggaagaggaagaagaacatGAGTGGTTTATTCCAGCTCGAGATCTCCCACAGACGATGGACCAAATCCAGGACCAGTTTAATGACCTTGTTATCAGTGATGGCTCTTCTCTGGAAGATCTTGTg GTCAAGAGCAATCTGAATCCAAATGCAAAGGAGTTTGTTCCTGGGGTGAAGTACTAA